A DNA window from Myxocyprinus asiaticus isolate MX2 ecotype Aquarium Trade chromosome 15, UBuf_Myxa_2, whole genome shotgun sequence contains the following coding sequences:
- the LOC127452454 gene encoding trypsin-like has product MKSIAFVLLVVAVAGSTADDKIIGGYECTPNSQPWQVYLTYDDGERWCGASLINERWVVSAAHCYIPPPRLAVHLGEHNVYVEEGTEQRIWAEKVIPHPDYNDMTYDNDFMLIKLSEPAIFNDYVQPISLPTSCSFAGEQCLVSGWGNQINTGVDYAAVLQCLDLPVLSRSQCEGAYGWQITDNMFCAGFLEGGKDSCQGDSGGPVVCNGELRGVVSWGYGCADAGFPGVYAEVCRYVDWIVDILGDN; this is encoded by the exons ATGAAGAGTATTGCGTTTGTTTTACTGGTTGTGGCTGTGG ctggCAGCACAGCTGATGATAAAATCATTGGTGGATATGAATGCACACCGAACTCCCAACCCTGGCAAGTTTACCTTACTTATGATGATGGGGAACGCTGGTGTGGAGCATCTTTGATTAATGAAAGATGGGTTGTATCTGCTGCTCACTGCTACATCCC GCCTCCTCGTCTGGCTGTCCACCTGGGAGAGCACAATGTGTATGTTGAAGAAGGCACAGAGCAGCGGATCTGGGCAGAGAAGGTAATACCTCACCCGGACTATAATGATATGACATATGACAACGATTTCATGCTCATCAAGCTGAGTGAACCTGCCATCTTCAACGATTATGTGCAACCTATTTCTCTGCCGACTAGCTGCTCTTTTGCAGGGGAGCAATGCTTGGTTTCTGGATGGGGCAATCAGATCAACACTGGAG TTGACTATGCTGCTGTGCTGCAGTGTTTGGATTTGCCTGTACTTTCAAGGTCACAGTGTGAGGGTGCATATGGATGGCAAATAACTGATAACATGTTCTGTGCTGGATTCTTAGAGGGAGGCAAAGACTCGTGTCAG GGTGATTCTGGTGGCCCTGTGGTGTGCAATGGGGAACTGCGAGGAGTTGTTTCCTGGGGCTATGGCTGTGCTGACGCAGGCTTTCCTGGGGTTTATGCTGAGGTTTGCCGCTACGTTGACTGGATCGTCGACATCTTGGGCGACAACTAA